Below is a window of Excalfactoria chinensis isolate bCotChi1 chromosome 9, bCotChi1.hap2, whole genome shotgun sequence DNA.
TTAAATCTAGGAGATCTCTGGtaatgcaaagaaacaaattatgTCAAAACGCATTACAAGCGTTAACActtttgaaagcaaatgcaaaggTCAAATCCAACCAGTTACTCCTCACTGACAGCCCTGTTTTTCACAGACACTGTGGCACAGACACACACTGGGAAAGGCCTACAAGGAGTAAATAATGGCTTTATAAAACAGTCACACAAAAACGTCCACTTATCTGAGCAGAATAGAAAGACAAACGTTCTTAGTTGCTAACTACTGCTACTCTGCTGGTAGAGAAATAGATTAACTGCTTGATTTGATTATCGGTTTGCAGCAAGTAAATGAGAACATTCAAAGTCCAGTCCACTGATGCACGACTCTCAAATATTATCTAATACATTAACTTTGATTATGCCTCTGTGTCACCATTAGGACAAATTAAAACCGTATCACTTACTTCTTGCAATACTTGTCCAAGTGTCTCTCTGCTGTGAATGCGTTTCCTGTTGAAAACCAAAAGAACACTTACAGTTCTGCACAAAGCACTGGGGGATCTCACAAACATCAGCTGTTACACTGGGCATGGTCCACACCCTTATCCACATGGAACCTTAATACAATCTTATCAAAGCTACAGACTTTGAGTCAGACCTGCTATCTATCGCTCAGTGAGGTGTAAGAACTCACTGCAGCTTctcaaacacaaacaaatgttGTTTGTTAAAAAGCTTACTAAGCTTTTTAAGCATAAATCCAAGTAACTGCACATAGTTGACAATGAATCATGTCAACGCCATCTTCCCTGGACCTAGACATCTGTTGTTCAGCAACTGATGCAAGATTAACTACACTGCTACCTCAGCCATTCTCCCAGCACAGTCGAAGATGGTAAGCAGTGCTTGCTACAGAgacttgaaaaggaaaaacgAAGAATCCTCCACCAGAAGTGACAGTAACTATAGTTACTGTTTCTGAACATCCTGCAATACACGTACTAAAAAATACTGTAGATCCAAAtagaaaacagcacatttttACCTGTCTATTTTGGTTGCTATGATCACTGTAAAACTGCCTTCAGTGTTGGGCAAGTATGTAGATGGTATAATTACGTAACTTCCAGCAGGAAGCCTGCACAGTCTGCTTACTTCCTGTGAATAGCAGTGAGGTACACAGCTCACCAGTGGCTCCAAGTGCAGAAAAGAGGAAGTATTTGGCTTCCAACTGCTGTTAGGTACCtacaaaaagaagaacaaaaacacgCTTAACCTTTCAATGCAGGTATACCTGTGCCAAATACATCACAGTAAGATGGAAACACTCACTCTATGTATAGAGCTAcagaggaaacattttctgaaaataaagccaGCTGAGTGCTAacctctgctgcaggaaaacacaaataaaagagCACACTTTATCTGTTCCACAGACAATTTGTTCAATGTCTGTAAAAGCCTTGTGTCACTGACTCGCTCTGAGTTCACGCTCTACTAAGCCTATGCCTGGCAAACAAGTCTTACCTGGAAGATATGAAAACCTATTGGACGACACTTGCTGTCTTGGCAGTGCTGCCGGAGGGTGATTTTCACACTGCTTTTTCCTGGTCCTGCAGGAATGGAGAGGGGAAAGCAGGGATTGATATGGAAGGAGGGGAAGttcctgctgcctccagcactcTGCCCATTTTTCCAGCATCCTTCCAGCTGCAGCGTTTCCCATTCACCTACTGGGAGTTCTTCAGTAAGAGTAGCATCTGTGGGTGGTTGTTTTATCTCACTATCaaacataagaaagaaaacaaaacaaaacacaatagaACACATATGATTTCACAGATCCAGAAAACCAGCTCACAGAAATATATCAGTATTACACAGACTTACAGGAACACAGTCTAAAGCATGCACTATGTTGTTTGTACACCTACCACATCTTCAGTCAGAAACTACTATTTACCCGCAGACCTAATCACTGCAATATTAATACCTATTTCAATCTTAGCCCAGCATCACTTGTCATTTATTGTCAACACCAGTCCCACAGCattcaaaatgacatttcaaCATAAGGACAAATGGTATATTTGAAATTACTCCAAATCCTCCATTCAGCTAAGAACACAACAGctgttctgattctgtgattgtcaTTTTAGACACATATCCAGGCTGACACCTGTTTCAGACTTCATAGTGTTACACTTAGCAGCAGTAGATGAGAGGACAAAATTTGCCCTGAAGTGCTCCACAGATGCTGtatgttcagaaaaataaactgtcaACACAACATATAAGCCCACGTCTTACACCCAAGCAGCAGAACTAGCCTCATCATTCTGCAGACCTTTATTCAGTCTAACACTTGATGACATCTTGCCTCCAAATTCTGCAGAGTAAATGATCTGACTTTATAGAGCAACTTGCCAGCTTCTTTCCAAGAGCACAGGAGTTGTTAGAGCACTACCAAAGtatcaaaaaaaaccaaaaacatgaaCGGCTTTTAAGCACGCTGTCAGTGGTACATTTTGCCTCCATGCTTATCAGGCACAAGCTATTACATACACCCATATTTTTCCAGGTTTACTGGAAGAAGATAGAACTTTGCTGACACCACACGATGACTCAACGCTGCCTTCATAAACATGAAAATTATACTGTAATTTGCCATTCTGTACAACTGTTCAGAAACACTTTAACATTTTCATACTGTGCACGTGTACCTCCATGTATCTGTGCCCACAAGTTGAAGATGTTTTCTACTTCTTCTTGAACGTACCTGAGAGAGATTCTTCCTGTAGAAAACACACGAAGCAAGAAATGCCCTACAGCATCTTTCAGGAAAGTGCTGGGAACAACAAGATAGTACCCAGGAGAAAGGTCGCAGCATACATGCACTTCTCTGTCATAGGAATGGCAGACGGTACCTACAActggaggagcagagagggTCTTTGGAAGGttaaatcttttcttctccacCTAGAACAGATGCATAAGGATGCGTGGTGGTTTAGGAAAAATGAgcagtttttaataaaagctaTCTAATACTGTTTTTTGTAACATGCCTAcatttacaaaatgaaacaaggaaGAGAGTATCAGCAGGCAAACTGATTATcaaagaggaacagaaagcattaaTATTCAGAAGTAAAATTTGGGACAGCCATAAAGTGATCAGCCTGAAACTTCATTCACTAGTTTGGGACAATCCCAGAAGTTCCACTATATGGCGCTCACAGAGTAGAATCCAGGGCTAGTTCACACCTAGGCTGTACGGACAGTAACTCTGTGACACACTCAGGGCATAAATGAGAGGTGGAAAATGTTTGAACAGTAGAATTACATCACTGttgtaaaaaacaaattattttagtCAGATGTTTCGATAATGCCTTAAAATTTCTACTTGCAAGAGGAAAAACATCACTTCCAAATTACCTTCCAGAcatgcagccccacagcctgatattttttcccctgtaggCCTTCAGTCAAAGACAGATTTTCCTCTACTAAGCGAGTCAGATTTTTAATCCTTCCAGCCCAGTCAGCgttgtattttctgtgtttctgcagcagagcaatgcAAACTTCACTCTTCTCACAGACTCTCAGCCAGAATTTAGGGTTGGTAGGGAAGCTGCTGTTGTTACGGCAACCACCTGCAGACTGGCCTCTCACCCAGGATCCAAAAAGATTCCGAGAGTGATACAGCACTTTCTctaatgaaatgagaaaaacacagcGCAAACTTCAGATGCCAGAGTTCATTTCTTTTATCCAACCAAAACACGGCAGAGATTTCCCAGCCCAAGAAAACATTGGTGTGGTAGCCCTGATGCTTTCTCTCAGTAAACACTCAAGAACGAGATtttgagaaaaatgaaacaatgtCAAGACTGGTAATGGCAGATTGACACGATTTGTACAAGTAACAAAAAACTGGTTTCAGAAATCTGATGTTTGTATCttactaagaaaaaaagcatctcGAAGCTCTGCAGAGCAACAGCCATCCAGAGAACACTCATCTCTCAACAAACTAGCATGTAACTAGAGCTCAGAAGAGTATCAAAGGCTCTCCCAAGGATCTTCGATTTCCTCTCACTCTCTACTCTTCCCAGCAGTAGAGATAGAAAAGGCCTACAAGTATAGAAGAAAGACTGATAAAGAGAAATTACAGTCTACCTGCAGCTATTTGCAATTCAATTCACTCTTTCTCATTGATTTAATATTATGCATACAAGAAAGAGGTTTTATCATACCACACCTGTATAGAGGCTCTGCAGTTGTCCTTCTTCATTCACTGGAAAGCCCACAGTAATCTCATCAAATTCTCTGAAAAATTCCTCTTCATCAACCCAGAATTCTCCCTCTTGGATCTGTGAGAGGAGTTCAGAGGCAACCACCGGATCCAGCTGGCTCCATCCTTCACCACTACACATAAGACAAGAAGCTGAAACATGGCTCTTCACACAATAAAAGTCCCGTAATAATCTTTTGTCCTTTGTAGTAGATTTGCATAGCAGGACAACAGAAAGAAGTTTATTCATTTTAGTGTCAAAGACTTGCCAAGAATGCTTCTTGGATACAATCTGCTGGTCAGTGAGATGGATCATCAGAAGTACAAAACGTAACACTCCAAAGAgaatttggaaacaaacaaacagcagtctGAATATTCTTACACTTCTCAAGATAAGCTCTAAGGGTCTGTCCTTTCCTTCTTAATATTTTCAAGctatatttcctttaaaacatttctctttataTCTATTTGGCATCAATTCTAGCTTCTCCTATTCACATTAACCTGCATAAATAGAAAAAGCAGACAAGCAGAACAAACCTACTCACCCCTCACACCAGGGACCCCTCCAGCACCTCCTTCCCCAGGGATTTCGTATTCGCAGTAGGATGATTTCCTTGCCTGACACTTCAGAAAGATTCAACATGTCTGTCACTATAAAGGCATGAAACTCTCCTAGCTCACTTGCAcctggaaaggagaaataacaacaacaacccagGGTTAGATGTATATAAAAGAATCCAGACCTTCATTTCAAAAAGACAGACTTTAAATCATTCTGTGAAagagagcaaaacaaataaattattaaaacagcattagaatttgtttttgcagctatatagaaatgaaaactttAAAGCATATTAACTCACCTGTTGATCTGAAGTAGCTACAAATCCCCTGTGATTTTTCTAACTATTTTTGGGGTTGACTCTGgatgatttttctgttgttctgaaaatgaattgTAACGACTTCCCACGCATCTAACATAAAAAGCACCTCCCGGAAAACCCCTCCATCCTGAACCTAACAATATCTTTAAACCCTTCTTTATCCAAGGTTACATAAAAATCACACCACGCAGATCACACAATACGACAGCAGTATGCAATGGCTGGCTGCCTTGTGCTCAGAGCAATATCAAATCACAGTTTTAAATGCTTAGAACTTTACTGTTATACCTTGCCTGGAATTGAGGACTGAGCAGCTTATCACACATTGCTCTTTCAAAACCATTAGCCTCCTAAACACTTCTTTCTTCAAAACCATGCCAGATTTCTCCTTCCCCGTGTTTCTTGCAGGGTCTTTCAAGGCCCATCTTTCAGCAATGCCTCCAGTCAGATCCACCAAAGCATCTGCCACCTGTCCTGCCCACAGCTGTTCGTAAGATCCATGCACTCTaccagaaaacacacacacaaaatgtttttacaaaCAGCAGAACTAAGGAAACAAAGTTCCCGTGTCCTTTCAATCCTGCCCATCCCCCCAAGTAAGCAAGtgaaaaaacacacaatttACAGAATAAATCACCTAAAGAACACGTAACAAACCCATCAAACAATGAGGTGTCTGATACGTTACAGTTCCTTTCTATATAGAAACTGCCCCAGCCTTGACATTTGTACCTCATATGCACACCAGATTCCACGATATCATAATTGCTTACTGCATGTCAGCATttattcctcctcctctggGAGGAGGAAATAACAATTATTTAACTTATTTCACTCTGTACAAGGTGTGAAGAAACCACTTCATACTTAAAGGCTTTTTCTGCCCCCTGCTGGCAGTCACACTATCCTCCCTCCAGGCTCTTTTGTACATTTGATGTCAGTACATTTTGTACATTTCCCATGTATAGAAAAAAAACTGGCAACCATTATTCTTTATATCGAATTACATAGAGATCTATGCCCAAAACTATGACTATGCCAAGTTAGATGTCTAAGCAACCGGAAGGTTAGGCACAGATTAGTATTCTACCTCCCTTCAATAACAGCACTCACATACTTTGCATAAGCTTTTTCCAGTAATGGAAGCCAAAACAAATCTTCTGTCTGacactgggaaaagcagagtTTACCACCGAGACAAGGCAAACGATCATCAATGGTTACTTCCACCCAGTGTCCAAACTGCCAGATATGGCAGGTGAAACGGCCTTGATACAACTCATCTGCCCAGCTGGGCTGACCTGGAGGGAATACCTAGAGAACAAAAGGCTCATATCAAGACAAATAATGAATGGCTGTCATTTCAATACAGAAAACTAGTTTAAACTAGGCTGAATATCAACCACTTGTAAtaaatgcaaaaggaaagtCACGATGCAGTAAAGCCAAGCATGACAAAAGTGATATTCACACAGGGGCTTAGgattaaaaattttaaaagcaatatacAAATGGaaatcagggggaaaaaataaatctggaatATGAAACAAGTTCTCTATACCTTATTCAGCAGGTATTTACTCTTCTGCAAAGCTACACAGGCACACAGGAACCAACAGTCTCCCAAGATTCCTTGCTTCACCTGCACATCCTGCAGACTGCTTGAAAATAACCGAGGAGAAGAGCAAATGTCCTGCagttaaaagaaaggaaactgaagttAAATGTTGCGTGACGGTCTAAGGAAGTCTATGATTTGGAGAACTGGAGGGCACAGAGACCTCCCTCAAAATAAGAAAGCTTTTACCTCTTACATTTCCTCTTCAGACTCAGCCCAAACAGGCAATAACAAAATGACTGCCTTGTGGCTTTTTGCAGGTACTTTATGAGAGGTAAAACTTGTTCTCATATAGATTTTACAGCACAAACAACATCACTGAACGCAACCACATCAGAAGAGCCAATAAGTGAAAGACAACTGAATTCACCAGTTCCTTGCAAGGTATATGATCAACTGGGATAGAACAGATGCCTTCATGCTGTGCACCCCAATTTCCAAGAATCACCAAACTCAAATGatagaaaaagcttttctaggGCAAATAAATATGGATTGCTTGCTAGCGGAAGAGATTACTACAAATGTAGAGTCTTGAACTACTCAATCTGATCTGAAAGTGAGCTTTCACTTCAATGGTTCTTCTCTTACCTGCAAGCACTGGGAATTAACCTATCAGCCCTCCTTAGTAATCTAGGCACAACgtataaaacaaaactgctcGCTGGGCTCTAtgaaatcttttgtttgttaattGCTCCATCTGTGTTCTACAACCATCCCGGATGTAGGGCAGAGAAGCAATAAAACTAAAGGCAATGTACTTTTTCACTACGTTATGTTTTTATAGCCTTACTCTTTTCCACACCCagaaccatttgagttggatgggatctttaaaggccatctggtccaacctccTGCACTGtacagggacacctacagctgatctagtttcaacctccctgctatatatatgtgcagggtcaccaaccaccagaccaggctgcccagagccacatccagcctggccttgaatgcctgcagggatgtggcatccacagcctccttgggcaacctgtcccagtgcatcaccaccctctgggtgaaaaacttccaccTTATATCTCACCTAAACCTGCCTggcttagtttaaaaccattctccccTATCCCATCGCTATTCACCCTTGCAAACAGCCACTCCCCCTCCTCTTACAGTATAATACCCCAAATTCTGCTGGCACCATGGAATCCCAATACGCAATTCCTGCTACAAGCACAGGCTCAGAACTCACCTGAGGTCTCAACCACGAGATCTCACCCCTGAACTGGGCGAGTGGGGTGCAGGAATCAAAGAATATGGAGGTGTCGCTGGCGGGGAACGCAGGGTCTGTGTACAGCTCTTTCCTCGCCGTcagttgctttttctctgcGAGCATTTTCAATGCAATCCCAAGCGGCTTTGCCGGCTATTCCTAAGACTCCGCTTCCAAGCATCGCCCTAGAATGTAAACATTCCAGCGTTACAACTAACCCAGAAACCACGAAGCATCATAAAGCGTTAGTGCCCAGCAAGGGAAAGGCTCTCCGGCTGTTCGCACCGAGCTCCCCGCCTCACGCCATCTCCGCTTGCTTTCAGCGCCAGCTGCCACTCCCGCTGCTCCCCGATCTGACAGGAAACAAGTGGAGGCCTCAGCtccccccctgcagcccccccaccccacgGCCGCCCCTCACCCCAGCGCGGCCCACTCCCCCGCTCCCTCCTCACGCCCCCCCCGCCGCTCACCGCAGGGCAGGCCCCGCCGCCATGCCCGGAGCGGCCGTTCCCGCAGCAACGCCGGACACCTCCGCCTCTCTCCACCCTCTCTCCTTTCAGCCCAAGAGGTAACGGATTGGAGGCGGAGACCAATCAGAAGGCGGAAAGCGGGCACGTGATGTCGTCTCCGCCAATCCGCAGCCGCCTGCCCCTCAGGGACAGGGCGGTTCCCAGCGCGCCTCGCGGCGGGAAGCGGTGCCGGCTGTTGGGCTGCGCTGTCCGGCCGCTCGTCCCCTCAGGGCACGGGGTGCGGATGGTGggccctccctgctgcttggAGTCACGTTCGGGCTTTATCATCCCTGTGCGACTCAATAAAGGCATATAAACAGGCCGTGAGCCAGCGTGGAGCTGCGGTGCTCACcaaaaagcagtgctgtgccaccAACCTACCTGAGGGGCTGCAGAGCCGCAGGGCGCGCTGCTCCGCTCCTGTCAGAAACGGGCACAAGTCGCAGCGGCACAGCCCGGGGATGGGCTGACCCAGAAACACACCCAGCGCCGTAAGAATGTCGTCCACATAAAGACTTCCCACAGCTCAGCTTTGTCCATTCAGGCACCGACACAACGGTAAGAATAAGGGCCCCGCTTGTCTGCGGCTCGCAGCTGCAACGGCACACACACGGacagggctctgctggggaGAATGGGCCTCTGTTTGAGGAACAGAGAGGATCTCAGCCCTATGACTTCGCCCTCCCTGCTTTCTTCATGCTACAGCCATCACAGAACGGCATAAATGTAATTAAACTGTAGCTCACATTGCTTTCTGTAACGGTGTGATTGCTACCTGGAACAGGGAGCTAGTTAAGCATAGATCTGTATTTATCACGCTGTTATCTCTGTCTTCTAAAAGTTATGTTGGTCTGTGAAACGTCTGACATGCTTCTCTCGCCCTGGCTGCAATGTTGGCGGCAGGCAGTCAAATGGATCCATTATACAGCTGGCAATGTGGTGCCCTATTGACCCAAAGCAGCCATTTTCTCTGTTGCCTCTTGGCAATCATGCTGGATTAAACTGTTCCTAAAGGTAGAAACTCAGATCTATCTAGATAACAAGTCTTAGACTGCTGTAACACAACCTGACACTTACCTTCTTGTCAGCCTGCTTCTCAAGAGTACTTGATGCAGGTGCTTTATATTGCCTCCAGAAAAGCAAACACCAATAGGCTGAGTCCAGTTGCTATGGAAATACAGAGTTAAGAAGGATTTGCATCCAGTAAAACAGCCGTGTGAATAAAGCCTATCCTTTGACATGGTATCTTCATGATTTCCCCTCCCAGTTTTGGAACTGAATCAATTTCTCATCTACCTCTGTTGTTCATTTTCAATTGCAGGTGGTTCAAGGTCAGGGAGACCACTAAAAGGGATCTGAGTGTATGTGCAGTTTGGAAACTGAGACACATGTAAGTCCTCTAAATTACACAGAGGAACTCTTCCAATCCTTCGGATCCCGATAGCAGGCTTAGGAACGCACAGGCTTAGTCACTGCAATGCTACTAAGCTGACAGTGGCTCCTGCTGTGTCAGAGCCATGGCGAGGAATGTCCTACTGCTGCTTAAGGGAGATTTTGGAGAGAGGATTTGAGCTTTATACTCAGAGCCTTTTTCCATACCACACAAGACCGGTAGCACACTGCTCTCTTCAGCTGCTGGGAAGACAGGCTCAGTCTTCTTCCATAAAGACAACAAGGCAGAGGAGACAGAGCACAGCTTCAGACTTCAATGCTGGCTattgcagcacacagcaaggcAGCACAAGGTGCCAAAAGCGAGAAGCTGATGCTTCCCTACATTAGAAGTGCATATACTTAAGATCTAGGATAACCTCGGATTTTCAGCAATTCAATGTCACTTAAATTGGGTCTTCCCAAGAGAAAAACCAATCTTCTATCTCAAAAGGTTGTGGTTTGATAAATCTCATCCTGTGGTTTTAGTACACAAAGTCTGATGTTCTGGCCATAATGACTTTAAGCTGTTATTAGCCTGTAACAAAATGTGTGAAAGCAAATGTCATGTGATAACTATCACATATATTACATTCTTTCTGGACAAATCCAAGCAGGGGGAACAGACTGAAGATGTGCACTTGATTGAAAGCAAATTGTGCAGTAAGCAAGCTTACTATAGGCAAACAAAGTCCTGTGCCATCCAGAAAGGGCAATGGCCAAGGTCACTTTGTGTCAGACCATGAGAAAACTTTGGTTAAATGAGAACACTTGCGATGTTGTTCTTGATTAATGGAGTGCACAGCTGGGATCCTGTAATAACCTACAGCAGCAAACTGATTGATATCAGCTTAACAGAGTCAGATGTGTTGCTAACAGGAGTTATACTTACATTAACCCACATGGCAATGAAGTGCTAAGAAGTTAGCAATAACCCATTTTATTAAAGTGTTTGGCTATTCAGAGTTGTTCCACACCTGATACTGCCAGACCCCACTTCACTCTGCTCAAGGCTGCAAAGACATCAAGTAATAgatctcattttttaaaatgaggaaaataaccCCATCTCTTGGCATCTGCTTAAGTACAACTGTGTTGCTGTACTAATTTTACTTTAACAGATAAGAAGTGAGCCCAGCATAGATAAGGCAATAATAGTTTCTATTGAATCTCAGCCTAATTTGCCATTCGACGTCAAGTCTACTACAAATCAAGATAAAAAGTTGTCTGaagcattaatttattttatgtcaACAAAAGGAAGGTTTATCTCCAAAAAACTTGcttccaattttttttctcttccaaataaaaatacactCCCAGCTCCCGGGAGGAGCAAAAGTACCTGAAGTAAGACAAACAATATTTAATACTCAACAAACTTTGCACTTCTCCGTGTTTCAGAGAAGCTGTTGTATGAAAATAGCCCTCTGATGCGTTCTCACAGGGATGGGAGCAGAAACGCTAACTTAAATTTCATATTGTTCAATCCCAAAACGGTCGGTTAAGTCCAGGCAGCATTTCCCTGCTCAGATTCATGcctacacaaacacacagctgcAGTAACAATCTGACGTCAGCTGCAGTAACAATAGGTAACATTCCCTTTTATTTTCGCCACCTCTCCAGCTTTGTGCCGTGCAGCTTTTAAATAGCTTTCCAACCCCCTACACACTGTACTCCAGAACAggacaaaacaaagacaacataCCAAGTCAGTTCTTCCATGTGTCCATAACAaggacactgaaaaaaaaaaaaaaatgccccaAAAGGCTCAACTTGTCACAGAGCATAGTTTAATATGACAATCATCATAAGGCATCCGTGTAAATTAAGAATTCCCACTGGGGTCACATTCATTCTCCCACAAAATAAAACGTGTTAAAACAGAGGCCTGGGATTCCAAAGGATGCTCGTGGTCACTGCCTGGGCCAGGCTGCCACCACCCACAGTGGGTCCAGGAAACACAGCACCAGCAGTGCAACTCAGGAACTGGAAAGTCAGCTCGCACAAATCTCTTTCATGAGagcaacagacaaaaaaaaatggaaagagatcTGTACAGAAAACGTCATTCTCTGCCCCTTCTGGGAAAACaagacagaacagaaaaggtAACCCACTTAccaagcagagagcagagcttggAGCTCAGAAGCCCAGCGATGCTGATGGCTCGTTCTGAAAACTAATGAAGCACTAAGGAGGCCTGAGTTCATTATTGCTTCATCCCAGTTCAGCCCAGGCTAAGGCTATGGTGAAGTCCAAATTAATTTAAAGCCAGAAAATGCAGATCCAGTAACAGCACCGAAGTCCCCATCCGCACATGGGTGTAAACAGATTCTTTTGGTGAATAGAAATCTCCCAAGTTTCCCCTCTCCCTGTGCTATGCAGATCCCCGTAGCAGTGCTAGAATTTATATAATAGATTCTGTCACATCTTCTTTAGCTGAGCATCTgcaaagtgtttcattttgtattcaCGCTCATCCTCTAACCCTGCTGATACACCAACTCAGAGAAGTTCGCTGGGAGCTCACCTAGAGGCACACAGTTGGCTGCATCTAAAAGAACGTGGCACAGAGTCTAAGAATCATCACCTGCACTGTGTAATAGTAATACCCAGCCATGCTCTGCCCTCAGTGCTTCAGAACCAAACGGCACCAGACAAGAATGCCTCTCCATCCTGCGTGCCTGGCCAGAGATCAAGAGAAACAGCACGCTGTGTGAACAAAATGGCACCTGGCCACCACCACGAGTCAGAAAACAGACTCAAGTCAAATGGGGCTTCATATCAAGGAAGAGTGCTTCCCTCGGGTTACTGTATGATGGGGGCAACTGTTAGAGGCAAATCTTATTCAAGGCAGTAGAATTTGAGACTGGGTATCTCCGGGGCTGACTTACAGGCCCACCATATGCTGGGGCTCCTCTAAAACAATGAAGGGTCCTGTTAATTCTTCCAAAAAGgacagaacagagaaaacagtgtATCCAATGAACACACATGCAAGACAAAAATCAAAGCTTGCAGTCAAAACAGTTAAAAAGGTTTAGGCATCCAGTTTGTACCAGAATAGATGGATGGCAATTGGGCACCT
It encodes the following:
- the CAPN10 gene encoding calpain-10, whose translation is MLAEKKQLTARKELYTDPAFPASDTSIFFDSCTPLAQFRGEISWLRPQDICSSPRLFSSSLQDVQVKQGILGDCWFLCACVALQKSKYLLNKVFPPGQPSWADELYQGRFTCHIWQFGHWVEVTIDDRLPCLGGKLCFSQCQTEDLFWLPLLEKAYAKVHGSYEQLWAGQVADALVDLTGGIAERWALKDPARNTGKEKSGMVLKKEVFRRLMVLKEQCVISCSVLNSRQGASELGEFHAFIVTDMLNLSEVSGKEIILLRIRNPWGRRCWRGPWCEGGEGWSQLDPVVASELLSQIQEGEFWVDEEEFFREFDEITVGFPVNEEGQLQSLYTEKVLYHSRNLFGSWVRGQSAGGCRNNSSFPTNPKFWLRVCEKSEVCIALLQKHRKYNADWAGRIKNLTRLVEENLSLTEGLQGKKYQAVGLHVWKVEKKRFNLPKTLSAPPVVGTVCHSYDREVHVCCDLSPGYYLVVPSTFLKDAVGHFLLRVFSTGRISLSEIKQPPTDATLTEELPVGEWETLQLEGCWKNGQSAGGSRNFPSFHINPCFPLSIPAGPGKSSVKITLRQHCQDSKCRPIGFHIFQVPNSSWKPNTSSFLHLEPLVSCVPHCYSQEVSRLCRLPAGSYVIIPSTYLPNTEGSFTVIIATKIDRKRIHSRETLGQVLQEVSFTTVMKK